In a genomic window of Saccharothrix sp. HUAS TT1:
- a CDS encoding ABC transporter ATP-binding protein, giving the protein MAAPGPAEPLLELTGVTRSFPGGVTAVDGVDLAVRPGEVVALMGPSGCGKSTVLQLAAGLDRPTSGAVARHTARVGYVWQDPTLLPWRTARRNVELFGELAGVPRAERGRRAGRALAAVGLAGFADHRPAQLSGGMRMRVALARALAAEPELFLFDEPFAALDELTRHELGDELLRLFARHGFGALFVTHSAGEAVHLADRVLVMSPRPGRVVAEVAVPFDRPRPPGARSSPEFAALVGVVSRALVGAS; this is encoded by the coding sequence ATGGCGGCACCCGGCCCGGCCGAGCCGTTGCTGGAGCTCACCGGCGTCACCAGGTCGTTCCCCGGTGGTGTCACCGCCGTCGACGGCGTCGACCTCGCGGTCCGGCCCGGCGAGGTCGTCGCGCTCATGGGCCCGTCCGGGTGCGGCAAGAGCACCGTGCTGCAGCTCGCGGCCGGGCTGGACCGGCCGACTTCGGGCGCGGTCGCGCGGCACACCGCGCGGGTCGGCTACGTCTGGCAGGACCCGACGCTGCTGCCGTGGCGCACCGCCCGGCGCAACGTCGAGCTGTTCGGCGAGCTGGCCGGCGTGCCCAGGGCCGAGCGCGGGCGGCGGGCCGGGCGGGCGCTGGCCGCCGTCGGGCTGGCCGGGTTCGCCGACCACCGGCCCGCGCAGCTCTCCGGCGGCATGCGGATGCGGGTCGCGCTGGCCCGGGCGCTGGCGGCGGAGCCGGAGCTGTTCCTGTTCGACGAGCCGTTCGCCGCGCTGGACGAGCTGACCAGGCACGAGCTGGGCGACGAGCTGCTGCGGCTGTTCGCCCGGCACGGCTTCGGCGCGTTGTTCGTCACCCACTCGGCGGGCGAGGCCGTGCACCTCGCCGACCGGGTCCTGGTGATGTCGCCTCGGCCGGGCCGGGTGGTGGCCGAGGTGGCGGTGCCGTTCGACCGGCCCCGACCGCCGGGCGCGCGGTCGTCGCCGGAGTTCGCGGCGCTGGTCGGCGTGGTGTCGCGGGCGCTGGTGGGCGCGTCGTGA
- a CDS encoding ABC transporter permease produces MKRVLPPLLVLVAVLAAWTFVSHVVLPPRRRFLLPPVEEVVRVGFLDPDNRAELLAGLALTSRVAGTGLLISVLLGVGLAVLMAQSRWLERAVYPYVVVVQTIPVLALVPLFGFWFGFGFPSRVLVCVLLSLFPLVANTLFGIRSVPRAQHQLFDLHRAGRWVRLWKLQLPAALPALFTGLRIAAGGSVIGAVVGDFFFRQGEPGLGVLIDNYRSQLASSRMFAAVVLASGLGIAVFLVFGALSRWVVGRWHESAGS; encoded by the coding sequence GTGAAGCGGGTGCTGCCGCCGCTGCTGGTGCTGGTGGCGGTGCTCGCGGCGTGGACGTTCGTCAGCCACGTCGTGCTGCCGCCGCGCCGGCGGTTCCTGCTGCCGCCGGTGGAGGAGGTGGTGCGGGTCGGCTTCCTGGACCCGGACAACCGGGCCGAGCTGCTGGCCGGCCTGGCGCTGACCAGCCGCGTCGCCGGGACGGGCCTGCTGATCTCGGTGCTGCTCGGCGTCGGCCTGGCGGTGCTGATGGCCCAGTCGCGGTGGCTGGAGCGGGCGGTCTACCCGTACGTCGTCGTGGTGCAGACGATCCCGGTGCTGGCGCTGGTGCCGCTGTTCGGGTTCTGGTTCGGCTTCGGCTTCCCCAGCCGGGTGCTGGTGTGCGTGCTGCTGTCGCTGTTCCCGCTGGTGGCCAACACGCTGTTCGGCATCCGCTCGGTGCCGAGGGCGCAGCACCAGCTCTTCGACCTGCACCGCGCGGGCCGCTGGGTCCGGCTGTGGAAGCTGCAGCTGCCCGCGGCGCTGCCCGCCCTGTTCACCGGGCTGCGCATCGCGGCGGGCGGCAGCGTGATCGGGGCCGTGGTCGGCGACTTCTTCTTCCGCCAGGGCGAGCCGGGGTTGGGCGTGCTGATCGACAACTACCGGTCGCAGCTCGCGTCGTCGCGGATGTTCGCCGCCGTGGTGCTGGCCAGCGGGCTGGGCATCGCGGTGTTCCTGGTCTTCGGCGCCCTGTCCCGCTGGGTGGTCGGCCGCTGGCACGAGTCCGCCGGCAGCTGA
- a CDS encoding lanthionine synthetase LanC family protein has translation MVHAPGETTLLDGLARDVLHEWAEHGQPTPDPGPVVLASTLPPDDPAVARAARAWLAGLRRTANGHPGLFGGLAGHLVGLRLLAVVHPPLERAADAVATALHSAVPRSAAADPGEGFGFRDYDLVGGPAGVLLAHCVPAARPGELDAHATRLAALCANGAGGLRCTAYEGHEALAWMQGRVNAGLAHGVPGVVVALAAALRAGAAGPEVADALRLLGRWLVAEARCDPRGIVTWPVAGGGSAPTRSEPRQAWCYGCPGVAWALWEAGVVLREPGFTALGVTAIRSLCANHDESFHLYGDTASDRLGLCHGAAGVLAVADAFATHAGLPRAGALRRRLADHLRAHGDEVVDLARADMSVLTGAAGLLAALRTASGASRAWLPVIGLR, from the coding sequence ATGGTCCACGCACCGGGCGAAACCACCCTGCTCGACGGCCTGGCGCGCGACGTCCTGCACGAGTGGGCCGAGCACGGGCAGCCGACGCCCGACCCGGGGCCGGTGGTGCTGGCCTCGACGTTGCCGCCGGACGACCCGGCGGTGGCGCGCGCGGCGCGGGCGTGGCTTGCGGGGTTGCGCCGGACGGCGAACGGCCACCCCGGCCTGTTCGGCGGGCTCGCCGGTCACCTCGTCGGGCTGCGCCTGCTCGCGGTGGTGCACCCGCCGCTGGAGCGGGCCGCCGACGCGGTGGCGACCGCCCTGCACTCGGCTGTCCCGCGCTCGGCTGCCGCCGACCCGGGGGAGGGGTTCGGCTTCCGGGACTACGACCTGGTCGGGGGACCGGCCGGTGTGCTGCTGGCGCACTGCGTCCCGGCGGCGCGCCCCGGTGAGCTCGACGCGCACGCCACCCGGTTGGCCGCGTTGTGCGCGAACGGGGCCGGGGGTCTGCGGTGCACGGCGTACGAGGGTCATGAAGCGCTGGCCTGGATGCAAGGCCGGGTGAACGCCGGGCTGGCGCACGGCGTGCCCGGTGTCGTCGTGGCGCTCGCCGCCGCGCTGCGCGCCGGGGCCGCCGGGCCCGAGGTGGCCGACGCGCTGCGCCTGCTGGGCCGGTGGCTGGTCGCCGAAGCCCGCTGCGACCCGCGCGGCATCGTCACCTGGCCGGTCGCCGGCGGCGGGTCGGCGCCGACCCGCTCCGAACCGCGGCAGGCGTGGTGCTACGGCTGCCCGGGCGTGGCCTGGGCGTTGTGGGAGGCGGGTGTCGTGCTGCGCGAGCCGGGGTTCACCGCGCTGGGCGTGACCGCGATCCGCTCCCTGTGCGCCAACCACGACGAGAGCTTCCACCTCTACGGCGACACCGCGAGCGACCGGCTGGGGCTCTGCCACGGCGCGGCCGGCGTGCTGGCGGTGGCCGACGCGTTCGCCACCCACGCCGGCCTGCCGCGGGCCGGCGCGTTGCGGCGACGCCTGGCGGACCACCTGCGCGCCCACGGCGACGAGGTGGTCGACCTGGCCCGCGCCGACATGTCGGTCCTCACCGGCGCGGCGGGCCTGCTCGCCGCGCTGCGCACGGCCTCCGGCGCGTCCCGCGCCTGGCTGCCCGTCATCGGTCTGCGCTGA
- a CDS encoding ABC transporter substrate-binding protein, with amino-acid sequence MVAGSRLLSIIVVASAAAACTTATGGPDVAAPPPAAESLAGVCPDTVVVQMNWFPQAEHGGLYRLLGAAFTVDSGRKAVEGPLLEDGRDTGVRLQVRAGGPVTGFQRVSALMAADPSITLGSVATDEAVQEAAAFPTRAVFAPLDKSPQMIMWSPERHPDWRTIEDIGRTDTAVVHANGASYVDYLVHSGRLKQSQVDGSYDGSPARFVAEDGGIAQQGYATNEPYRYEHEIEPWRRPVAFALVHDSGYPVYPEALAVGAAEQERLAPCLRRLVPVLQRSTVAYVRDPEPTNEALVRMVRELNAGTEYSVGRARYAQEQMRSLGLSHDGVTPVVGDFDLDRVAGLVDELRPLLAARRGAVPADLGAEDLVSNEFVSTEVRW; translated from the coding sequence ATGGTAGCCGGCAGCCGGCTGTTGTCGATCATCGTCGTCGCCTCGGCCGCCGCGGCGTGCACCACGGCCACCGGCGGCCCGGACGTCGCCGCGCCACCACCCGCCGCCGAGTCGCTGGCGGGCGTCTGCCCGGACACGGTCGTGGTGCAGATGAACTGGTTCCCGCAGGCCGAGCACGGCGGCCTGTACCGGCTGCTGGGCGCGGCCTTCACCGTCGACTCGGGGCGCAAGGCGGTGGAGGGGCCGCTGCTGGAGGACGGGCGCGACACCGGCGTGCGGCTCCAGGTGCGGGCGGGCGGTCCGGTGACCGGGTTCCAGCGCGTGTCGGCGCTGATGGCGGCCGACCCGTCGATCACGCTGGGCAGCGTCGCCACCGACGAGGCGGTGCAGGAAGCGGCGGCGTTCCCGACCCGCGCGGTGTTCGCGCCGCTGGACAAGAGCCCGCAGATGATCATGTGGTCGCCGGAGCGGCACCCGGACTGGCGGACCATCGAGGACATCGGCCGCACCGACACCGCGGTCGTGCACGCCAACGGCGCCTCGTACGTCGACTACCTGGTGCACAGCGGCCGGTTGAAGCAGTCCCAGGTGGATGGTTCGTACGACGGCTCGCCCGCCCGGTTCGTGGCCGAAGACGGCGGGATCGCCCAGCAGGGCTACGCCACCAACGAGCCGTACCGGTACGAGCACGAGATCGAGCCGTGGCGGCGGCCGGTGGCGTTCGCGCTGGTGCACGACAGCGGCTACCCGGTCTACCCCGAGGCGCTGGCGGTCGGGGCGGCCGAGCAGGAGCGGCTGGCGCCGTGCCTGCGGCGGCTGGTGCCGGTGTTGCAGCGCAGCACGGTCGCGTACGTGCGCGACCCGGAACCGACCAACGAGGCGCTGGTGCGCATGGTGCGGGAGCTGAACGCGGGCACGGAGTACAGCGTCGGACGCGCGCGGTACGCGCAGGAGCAGATGCGGTCGCTGGGGTTGAGCCACGACGGCGTCACCCCGGTCGTCGGCGACTTCGACCTGGACCGGGTGGCCGGGCTGGTGGACGAGCTGCGACCGCTGCTGGCCGCCCGGCGCGGCGCCGTGCCGGCCGACCTGGGGGCCGAGGACCTGGTGAGCAACGAGTTCGTCTCGACCGAGGTCCGCTGGTGA
- a CDS encoding thiopeptide-type bacteriocin biosynthesis protein — protein sequence MSPGYLFGAPTLSSTVAVPVGERWVSLADLLAGRLADAESAEAREAFLTAGVAALAQPVAERRWVQVGLSPVNGRDPALYGSLHDFATGLLAAGIATGFFFMHKPPGLRVRFQAPPDGREALRGRVLSWADGLAAGGVTTAVVPAAYEAEAGLFGGRTSMRHAHELFTADSLAWLRVHRRADAREAPAWAISLPMVRAALDGLGILGWEDRDVWDRVRCEAGRRLPEPARAQPGLDVAVRGIRDLWRDQDRLVGSLPGWARDVVAWHRERALEVGRRWRSEFFDGHGAGPGPRHAAAFHVVFHWNRAALSGERQVLVAEALGTPAADRG from the coding sequence ATGTCGCCTGGCTACCTGTTCGGCGCCCCGACGCTGTCGAGCACCGTCGCGGTACCGGTGGGTGAGCGGTGGGTGTCGCTGGCGGACTTGCTGGCCGGCCGCCTGGCGGACGCGGAGTCGGCCGAGGCCCGGGAGGCGTTCCTGACCGCCGGGGTCGCCGCGCTGGCGCAGCCCGTCGCGGAGCGCCGGTGGGTCCAGGTCGGACTGTCGCCGGTGAACGGTCGCGACCCGGCGCTGTACGGCTCGTTGCACGACTTCGCCACCGGTCTGCTGGCGGCGGGCATCGCGACCGGGTTCTTCTTCATGCACAAGCCACCCGGCCTGCGGGTCCGGTTCCAGGCGCCGCCCGACGGCCGCGAGGCGTTGCGCGGCCGGGTGCTGAGCTGGGCCGACGGCCTGGCGGCCGGTGGCGTGACCACGGCGGTCGTGCCCGCGGCGTACGAGGCGGAGGCCGGGCTGTTCGGCGGCCGGACGTCGATGCGCCACGCCCACGAGCTGTTCACCGCGGACTCGTTGGCCTGGCTGCGGGTGCACCGCCGCGCCGACGCGCGGGAAGCGCCGGCGTGGGCGATCTCGCTGCCCATGGTGCGGGCCGCGCTCGACGGGCTGGGCATCCTCGGCTGGGAGGACCGCGACGTCTGGGACCGGGTCCGCTGCGAGGCGGGCCGTCGGCTGCCCGAGCCGGCGCGGGCGCAGCCGGGCCTCGACGTCGCCGTGCGCGGCATCCGCGACCTGTGGCGGGACCAGGACCGGCTGGTCGGGTCGCTGCCGGGGTGGGCGCGCGACGTCGTGGCGTGGCACCGGGAGCGGGCGCTGGAGGTCGGCCGGCGGTGGCGCTCGGAGTTCTTCGACGGCCACGGCGCGGGACCGGGTCCCCGGCACGCCGCGGCGTTCCACGTCGTCTTCCACTGGAACCGGGCCGCGCTGTCCGGTGAGCGCCAGGTGCTGGTGGCCGAGGCCCTGGGCACACCGGCGGCGGACCGTGGGTGA
- a CDS encoding glutamate--tRNA ligase, whose product MLDRAVIDALFPADLPEPAHWEQRYPARQLPEGAEVTRFGPSPTGFVHIGGVYAAMIDRDVAHRSGGSYVLRVEDTDQAREVEGAAAQFNNAFAYFGLPADEHDEVGDYGPYYQSRRERIYLTYVRELLREGKAYLCFATPDELADIRARQDATKMPPGYYAGWALWRDRDAADVRAKLDEGAPYVVRFRSPGVEARAKFTDVIRGELEHEDNRNDVVILKSSANDVRLPTYHFAHAVDDHLMRTTLVIRAEEWISSVPLHLQLFAALGFEAPRYAHIAPLMKQIPGGKRKLSKRKDPEASVDFYIEQGFPAEAVLYYLRGLANGRLAETPLAEALDAPIRLSECGVAGPLVDLVKLEDISADHIATLSGEQVLVAVRAWAVEHDADLVPVLDARRDLALAALAVERGADVPNPRKDLRKWSGFREAYGFFFPELFTPQDVAGEQFAQLGVAPALVRAFAADFAEGYRPLEDSGEWFDQIRELAGKHGFAAKPKDLKQNPDAYPAGASIREASQIIRLALTGSTRSPDLHAVATTLGVDEVLRRVRAVAG is encoded by the coding sequence ATGCTTGACCGCGCCGTGATCGACGCCCTGTTCCCCGCCGACCTGCCGGAGCCGGCCCACTGGGAACAGCGCTACCCGGCCCGGCAGCTGCCCGAGGGCGCCGAGGTCACCCGCTTCGGCCCGTCGCCGACCGGGTTCGTGCACATCGGCGGCGTCTACGCGGCGATGATCGACCGCGACGTCGCCCACCGCAGCGGCGGCTCCTACGTGCTGCGGGTCGAGGACACCGACCAGGCGCGCGAGGTGGAGGGCGCGGCGGCCCAGTTCAACAACGCCTTCGCCTACTTCGGCCTGCCCGCCGACGAGCACGACGAGGTCGGCGACTACGGCCCGTACTACCAGTCCCGGCGCGAGCGGATCTACCTCACCTACGTCCGCGAGCTGCTGCGCGAGGGCAAGGCGTACCTGTGCTTCGCCACCCCGGACGAGCTGGCCGACATCCGCGCCCGCCAGGACGCCACCAAGATGCCGCCCGGCTACTACGCGGGCTGGGCGCTGTGGCGCGACCGCGACGCCGCCGACGTGCGGGCCAAGCTGGACGAGGGCGCGCCGTACGTGGTCCGGTTCCGCTCGCCCGGCGTCGAGGCCAGGGCGAAGTTCACCGACGTGATCCGGGGCGAGCTGGAGCACGAGGACAACCGCAACGACGTGGTGATCCTCAAGTCCTCGGCCAACGACGTGCGGCTGCCCACCTACCACTTCGCGCACGCCGTGGACGACCACCTCATGCGCACCACCCTGGTGATCCGCGCCGAGGAGTGGATCTCGTCGGTGCCGCTGCACCTGCAGCTGTTCGCCGCGCTCGGCTTCGAGGCGCCCCGCTACGCCCACATCGCGCCGCTGATGAAGCAGATCCCCGGCGGCAAGCGGAAGCTGTCCAAGCGCAAGGACCCCGAGGCGTCGGTCGACTTCTACATCGAGCAGGGCTTCCCGGCCGAGGCGGTGCTGTACTACCTGCGCGGCCTGGCCAACGGCCGGCTCGCGGAGACGCCACTGGCCGAGGCGCTGGACGCGCCGATCCGGCTGTCCGAGTGCGGTGTCGCCGGCCCGCTGGTGGACCTGGTCAAGCTGGAGGACATCTCCGCCGACCACATCGCCACCCTGTCCGGCGAGCAGGTCCTGGTCGCGGTGCGCGCCTGGGCCGTCGAGCACGACGCCGACCTGGTGCCGGTGCTGGACGCCCGCCGCGACCTCGCGCTGGCCGCGCTGGCCGTCGAGCGGGGCGCCGACGTGCCCAACCCGCGCAAGGACCTGCGCAAGTGGTCCGGTTTCCGCGAGGCGTACGGGTTCTTCTTCCCGGAGCTGTTCACGCCGCAGGACGTGGCGGGGGAGCAGTTCGCCCAGCTCGGCGTGGCGCCCGCCCTGGTGCGCGCGTTCGCCGCCGACTTCGCCGAGGGCTACCGGCCGCTGGAGGACTCCGGCGAGTGGTTCGACCAGATCCGCGAGCTGGCGGGCAAGCACGGGTTCGCGGCCAAGCCGAAGGACCTGAAGCAGAACCCGGACGCCTACCCGGCGGGCGCGTCGATCCGCGAGGCGTCGCAGATCATCCGGCTCGCGCTGACCGGTTCCACCCGCAGCCCCGACCTGCACGCGGTGGCCACCACCCTGGGCGTGGACGAGGTGCTGCGCCGGGTGCGCGCGGTGGCGGGCTGA
- a CDS encoding lantibiotic dehydratase, translated as MGDQGVLLRLAGWPAGLWLAGACPGLFAALADVDAEAAACREHGRALAARLGDRVVPRPEVTAAERQAVLRVRRAAHGGRPLPDDAVVALARSAAARVDPPSAIGVDRLVARARSVREAEARLRDDLAAEQRRLAGLPWRLLRSSPVGSAALGHDAADVVADVELRLAAGEGWDGKRLRQRADHLWRLIARGAVKTTPRSWFGHLAVTSGSGPLTAGPFATLETPNVHTSHAPRTGLSTTGLHWSEDGSLVTWAPHEREPGRLREVRVRDTPALRAVRHVVADGPRTEEEILTALLGPNADAPAGRAALTAFLDHLVGLGVLRRGRRVTERVSGWGPARATPRVGEDFLDVHRRVTGAAPTPDVRPAVGLLRRVDALIRQDGPPGSSPVRELVDERPTPVPELVRRFLATRSARPATPADRGTWPVARDPGSGYAALLRVLAEAGDAVGPGGAVELTDDLLDAVGAPRPSWEWPVDCLVRPLPGGSAVLDCAVPAGALDARFARGLRLLHGAEPGPPASYREFLRRFERTTGGRLVEVLVPPHNARSANTVRRPVHTDLWTGDPDPLPYFGEPHPGRHVPLHAITLRRDGGAVVAEAGGERLWPVHHATRAPFAPWDVALALLVAAGPRDVRRGGWHRPHALTAFPDRRHLPRVTAGPVVVSRAQWRVGRDELWPPDAGVEAKFRALGRLTRARSLPRWVFAGPAGGRQAPVDLAGLPALRLLDRALAGGDELIFVEMLPDPTGFPVVDAAHDTDDRLACQLLLRLPVTGDTDFPLNRAEAALVADAV; from the coding sequence GTGGGTGATCAGGGGGTGCTGCTGCGGTTGGCCGGGTGGCCCGCGGGGCTGTGGCTGGCCGGCGCGTGCCCGGGCCTGTTCGCCGCCCTGGCGGACGTCGACGCCGAGGCCGCCGCGTGCCGGGAGCACGGTCGGGCGCTGGCCGCCCGGCTCGGCGACCGGGTCGTGCCGCGGCCGGAGGTGACCGCGGCCGAGCGGCAGGCCGTGCTGCGGGTGCGGCGGGCCGCGCACGGCGGCCGCCCGCTGCCGGACGACGCGGTCGTCGCGCTGGCCCGGTCGGCCGCGGCGCGGGTCGACCCGCCGTCGGCGATCGGGGTGGACCGGCTGGTCGCGCGCGCCCGTTCGGTGCGGGAGGCGGAGGCGCGGCTGCGCGACGACCTGGCCGCCGAGCAGCGCCGGCTGGCGGGGTTGCCGTGGCGGCTGCTGCGCTCGTCACCGGTCGGCTCGGCGGCGCTCGGCCACGACGCCGCCGACGTCGTGGCGGACGTGGAGCTGCGGTTGGCGGCCGGCGAGGGGTGGGACGGCAAGCGGCTGCGGCAGCGGGCGGACCACCTGTGGCGGCTGATCGCGCGCGGCGCGGTGAAGACCACGCCCCGGAGCTGGTTCGGGCACCTCGCGGTGACGTCCGGGTCGGGCCCGCTGACCGCCGGTCCGTTCGCCACCCTCGAAACGCCCAACGTGCACACCTCGCACGCGCCGCGGACCGGTTTGTCGACCACCGGGCTGCACTGGTCCGAGGACGGGTCCCTGGTCACCTGGGCGCCGCACGAGCGCGAGCCGGGGCGGCTGCGGGAGGTGCGGGTCCGGGACACCCCGGCGTTGCGGGCCGTGCGGCACGTGGTGGCGGACGGCCCCCGGACCGAGGAAGAAATCCTGACCGCGCTCCTGGGCCCGAACGCCGACGCGCCGGCCGGTCGCGCCGCGCTCACCGCCTTCCTGGACCACCTGGTCGGGCTCGGCGTGCTGCGGCGCGGTCGACGCGTCACCGAACGCGTCTCGGGGTGGGGACCGGCCCGTGCGACACCGCGGGTCGGCGAGGACTTCCTGGACGTGCACCGACGCGTGACCGGCGCGGCCCCGACGCCGGACGTGCGCCCCGCCGTCGGGCTGCTGCGCCGGGTGGACGCGCTGATCAGGCAGGACGGCCCGCCCGGGTCGTCCCCGGTCCGCGAGCTGGTCGACGAGCGGCCGACCCCGGTGCCGGAGCTGGTGCGCCGCTTCCTGGCCACCCGCTCCGCCCGCCCGGCCACCCCCGCCGATCGTGGCACGTGGCCGGTCGCGCGGGACCCCGGCTCGGGCTACGCGGCCCTGCTGCGCGTCCTGGCGGAGGCCGGCGACGCGGTCGGGCCCGGCGGCGCGGTGGAGCTGACCGACGACCTGCTGGACGCGGTCGGCGCGCCCCGGCCGTCCTGGGAGTGGCCGGTGGACTGCCTGGTGCGCCCCCTGCCCGGCGGTTCCGCCGTGCTGGACTGCGCGGTGCCCGCCGGCGCCCTCGACGCGCGGTTCGCCCGCGGCCTGCGGTTGCTGCACGGCGCCGAGCCCGGACCGCCGGCCTCGTACCGGGAGTTCCTGCGGCGGTTCGAGCGGACCACCGGCGGCCGGCTGGTGGAGGTGCTGGTGCCGCCGCACAACGCGCGCTCGGCCAACACCGTGCGCCGACCCGTGCACACCGACCTGTGGACCGGCGACCCGGACCCGCTCCCGTACTTCGGCGAGCCCCACCCCGGGCGGCACGTGCCGCTGCACGCGATCACCCTGCGCCGGGACGGCGGCGCGGTGGTCGCCGAGGCGGGCGGTGAGCGGCTGTGGCCCGTGCACCACGCCACCCGCGCGCCGTTCGCGCCGTGGGACGTGGCGCTGGCGCTGCTCGTCGCCGCCGGGCCGCGCGACGTCCGCCGCGGCGGGTGGCACCGGCCGCACGCGCTGACCGCGTTCCCCGACCGCCGCCACCTGCCGCGCGTCACCGCCGGACCGGTGGTCGTCAGCCGGGCGCAGTGGCGCGTGGGCCGGGACGAGCTGTGGCCGCCGGACGCGGGCGTCGAGGCGAAGTTCCGCGCCCTGGGCCGCCTCACCCGCGCGCGGTCGCTGCCCAGGTGGGTGTTCGCCGGTCCCGCCGGCGGTCGGCAGGCGCCGGTCGACCTGGCCGGGCTGCCCGCGCTGCGCCTGCTCGACCGCGCCCTCGCCGGTGGCGACGAGCTGATCTTCGTCGAGATGCTGCCCGACCCGACCGGCTTCCCGGTGGTCGACGCCGCGCACGACACCGACGACCGCCTGGCGTGCCAGCTGCTGCTGCGCCTGCCGGTCACCGGCGACACCGACTTCCCGCTCAACCGGGCGGAAGCGGCCCTCGTGGCCGACGCAGTGTGA